One part of the Drosophila teissieri strain GT53w chromosome 3R, Prin_Dtei_1.1, whole genome shotgun sequence genome encodes these proteins:
- the LOC122620958 gene encoding uncharacterized protein LOC122620958 produces the protein MTENVDPSQFNADELDPPAWLDKEFIEGVLRTYEKDPELHVTDLKISPATFQGDHYASIMFRAVSQYYSVKGKFSKSLIVKTMPEQEGHKKDMLSQSPIFKTEILMYSKALPEFERILREAGDTTKLYAPCIYHSLEPRQVMIFEDLVPQGYSVIRDRLATKEELKKAFFKLAKWHAVSMKVLNEQPDFLEELKHGMWSMTTFVNDPMVTTGITCFLEMLDKVPELTKYKPYFEKIRNNYMQQMGKVMEEYRTDPQPNRYYVLCHGDFHARNMMFKNNKETGDFEDVMLVDFQISNTCPITIDLIYSIFMLMDSEERWDLGKEYIDYYFSVLAETLRKVGFKGVMPTLTGIWEHIHGHKDYTFFMMTSMLPMMAAMKANAFKLIYVLLDPETKKKTYFLDEYLRDVKKLLPKFEELGYFENL, from the exons ATGACGGAAAACGTAGATCCATCGCAATTTAATGCCGATGAGCTGGATCCACCAGCTTGGCTAGATAAGGAGTTTATCGAAGGCGTTCTAAGAACATATGAAAAGGATCCAGAATTGCATGTTACCGATCTGAAAATAAGTCCAGCGACTTTCCAGGGAGATCACTATGCCAGCATCATGTTCCGAGCCGTTTCCCAGTACTACAGCGTCAAGGGGAAGTTCAGCAAGTCACTGATTGTTAAAACAATGCCGGAGCAGGAAGGTCACAAAAAGGATATGCTCTCTCAGTCGCCCATCTTCAAAACGGAGATCCTGATGTACAGCAAAGCACTGCCGGAGTTCGAGAGAATTCTCCGGGAGGCAGGAGATACGACCAAGCTCTATGCGCCCTGCATATATCACAGCTTGGAGCCTCGGCAGGTGATGATATTCGAGGATCTGGTGCCACAGGGATACTCGGTCATCCGAGATCGCCTTGCCACCAAAGAGGAGCTGAAGAAAGCCTTTTTCAAGTTGGCTAAGTGGCATGCGGTCAGCATGAAGGTCTTAAATGAG CAACCTGACTTCCTTGAGGAACTCAAACATGGTATGTGGAGCATGACCACCTTCGTGAACGATCCCATGGTGACCACTGGAATAACCTGCTTCTTGGAAATGCTGGACAAGGTGCCGGAACTCACGAAGTATAAGCCGTATTTCGAAAAAATACGGAACAACTACATGCAGCAGATGGGCAAAGTTATGGAAGAGTACCGCACTGATCCGCAACCAAATAGATATTACGTGCTGTGTCACGGTGATTTTCATGCTCGCAACATgatgtttaaaaataacaaggaAACAGGTGACTTCGAGGACGTGATGCTGGTGGACTTCCAGATCAGTAATACTTGCCCCATTACCATTGACCTAATTTACTCCATCTTCATGCTAATGGATTCGGAGGAGCGTTGGGATCTCGGAAAGGAGTATATCGATTATTATTTCTCTGTGCTGGCGGAGACTCTGAGAAAAGTGGGCTTCAAGGGTGTCATGCCCACCCTGACGGGGATCTGGGAGCACATTCATGGCCATAAGGATTACA CGTTTTTCATGATGACCAGCATGCTGCCGATGATGGCCGCCATGAAAGCGAATGCTTTTAAACTGATATATGTATTGCTGGATCCGGAAACGAAGAAAAAGACCTATTTTCTGGATGAATACCTCAGGGATGTCAAGAAGCTGCTGCCTAAATTCGAAGAACTGGGGTATTTCGAAAATCTGTAA
- the LOC122619364 gene encoding uncharacterized protein LOC122619364 gives MPDKLDAEQFNDDELEAPAWLNSLFIENILSAYEDAPELKVIDLKITPASAQGDHYASVMFRTTAEYTTSKGKFSKPLIIKTMPEQEGHKKDMLSESHLFETEIGMYCQVLPEFEKILREAGDNTKLFVPCIYHSLEPRKVMIFEDLVPQGYYVIRGRPVEQEELKTTFTKLAKWHAVSMKFIKEQPDFLKEFKYGLFDMPAIQNDPFITTGMQSFIEMLDRLPELRKYKPHFEKIKDTYMERLQAEMREYHENRRSDAYYVLCHGDFHLRNMMFKNNKETGVHEDTMLVDFQISNLCPITIDLTYSIYMLMEPEQRREMGKDLINHYFTELVATLKKIGYKGDMPTQAKLWEQMHRNKYYDFFLLSTFLPLILAIKANSFKMKDLIEDSEIRQKPYFLDTYVKDVSKLLPKFEQLGYFKGL, from the exons ATGCCTGACAAGTTAGATGCGGAACAATTCAACGACGACGAACTGGAGGCACCGGCTTGGCTAAATTCTCTATTTATAGAGAATATTCTGAGCGCGTACGAAGATGCCCCGGAACTGAAAGTGATCGATCTGAAAATCACACCCGCGAGTGCCCAAGGAGATCACTACGCCAGCGTCATGTTCCGTACTACTGCTGAGTACACCACTTCGAAGGGAAAGTTCTCCAAGCCGCTGATCATCAAAACGATGCCGGAGCAGGAAGGACACAAGAAGGACATGCTCAGCGAATCGCATCTGTTCGAAACCGAGATAGGGATGTACTGCCAGGTGCTTCCGGAATTCGAAAAGATTCTCCGAGAAGCAGGTGATAACACCAAACTGTTTGTGCCCTGCATTTACCACAGCCTGGAGCCGCGTAAGGTGATGATATTCGAGGACCTGGTGCCGCAGGGCTACTATGTCATTCGAGGTCGTCCAGTTGAGCAGGAAGAACTCAAAACAACCTTTACCAAACTGGCCAAATGGCATGCGGTTAGCATGAAATTCATTAAGGAG CAACCTGACTTTCTCAAGGAGTTTAAGTATGGCCTATTCGACATGCCCGCCATACAGAATGACCCCTTTATAACGACTGGCATGCAGAGTTTCATCGAAATGCTGGACAGATTACCAGAGCTCAGAAAGTATAAGCCTCATTTCGAAAAGATAAAGGATACATACATGGAACGACTGCAAGCTGAGATGCGGGAATACCATGAAAATCGGAGGAGTGATGCCTACTATGTCCTGTGCCATGGTGACTTCCATCTTCGCAACATGATGTTCAAGAACAATAAGGAGACGGGTGTCCACGAGGATACCATGCTGGTGGATTTCCAGATTAGCAACCTCTGTCCCATCACAATTGACCTTACATATTCCATCTATATGCTGATGGAGCCGGAACAACgcagggaaatgggaaaggacTTGATTAATCACTATTTTACAGAATTGGTGGCTACTCTCAAGAAAATTGGATACAAGGGGGATATGCCAACCCAAGCGAAACTCTGGGAGCAGATGCATCGGAACAAGTATTATG ATTTCTTTTTGCTGAGCACTTTTCTGCCCCTGATTTTGGCCATCAAAGCGAATAGTTTCAAGATGAAAGACCTTATCGAAGATTCGGAAATCCGCCAAAAACCCTACTTCTTGGATACATACGTAAAAGATGTTTCCAAACTATTGCCCAAATTCGAGCAACTGGGCTACTTTAAGGGTCTATAG
- the LOC122619735 gene encoding uncharacterized protein LOC122619735, which yields MPDNADTEQFNADELVAPAWLNAQFIADVLRTYEKCPELEVTDLKITPASAQGDHYASIMFRTTAEYTTSKGKFSKPLIIKTMPEEEGHKKDFLTDSHLFDTEVRSYTTALPEFERILREAGDDTKLFVPCIYHSVAPRQVMIFEDLVPQGYSVIRNRPITQTELKTVYSKLAKWHAVSMKVLNEQPDFLKDFKYGMMEMPTLLKDPMVTTGRENFLKMLDQIPELTKYKPHFEKIKGDLIQRMGNVLQEHRKNFQSDGYYVMCHGDFHLRNMMFKDDKEVMFVDFQASNLCPITIDLKYSLYMLMEPEQRWDLGKDLINYYFSVLEDTLQKVGYKGEMPTNDGLWKQIHRHKFYDFFLLTTFLPLFAAIKANEFKISDIIQDSEIRQKCYLSDPYVQDVKKLLSKYEEVGYFDDL from the exons ATGCCCGACAACGCAGATACAGAACAGTTCAATGCCGATGAGTTGGTGGCTCCGGCATGGCTGAATGCCCAGTTTATTGCTGACGTTCTGAGGACCTACGAAAAGTGTCCGGAACTGGAGGTAACCGATCTTAAAATCACGCCCGCGAGTGCCCAAGGAGATCACTACGCCAGCATAATGTTTCGTACTACCGCTGAGTACACCACTTCGAAGGGAAAGTTCTCCAAGCCCCTCATCATTAAGACGATGCCCGAGGAGGAAGGACACAAGAAGGATTTTCTCACCGACTCACACTTATTCGATACCGAGGTTAGATCCTACACCACAGCTCTGCCCGAGTTTGAGAGAATTCTTCGGGAGGCAGGAGACGATACCAAGCTATTTGTGCCCTGCATCTACCACAGTGTGGCACCGAGGCAGGTGATGATATTCGAGGATTTGGTGCCGCAGGGATACTCCGTCATCCGAAATCGGCCAATCACCCAGACCGAATTAAAAACAGTCTATTCCAAACTGGCCAAGTGGCACGCTGTTAGCATGAAGGTCCTGAATGAACAGCCGGATTTCTTGAAGGACTTCAAGTATGGCATGATGGAAATGCCAACTCTTTTAAAGGATCCAATGGTTACTACTGGAAGggagaattttttaaaaatgctggACCAGATACCTGAACTTACAAAGTACAAGCCACACTTTGAGAAAATAAAAGGTGACCTCATACAGCGCATGGGTAACGTGTTGCAGGAGCATCGAAAGAACTTTCAATCCGATGGATACTACGTGATGTGTCACGGCGATTTCCATCTGCGGAATATGATGTTCAAGGATGATAAGGAGGTCATGTTCGTTGATTTCCAAGCCAGTAACCTGTGTCCCATTACAATCGACTTAAAATATTCGTTGTACATGCTCATGGAGCCGGAGCAGCGATGGGATCTCGGAAAGGATCTTATTAACTATTACTTCTCGGTTCTGGAGGACACGTTACAAAAAGTGGGCTACAAGGGCGAGATGCCCACCAATGATGGTCTATGGAAGCAAATTCACCGACACAAGTTTTATG aCTTTTTCCTTCTGACCACTTTCCTGCCACTTTTTGCGGCCATTAAGGCGAATGAGTTTAAAATAAGCGATATAATTCAAGATTCGGAAATCAGACAAAAATGCTACCTAAGTGACCCTTATGTTCAAGATGTCAAAAAGCTTTTGTCGAAATACGAAGAAGTTGGATACTTTGACGATCTCTGA
- the LOC122619365 gene encoding uncharacterized protein LOC122619365 has protein sequence MESKNIEFNADELQAPAWLNAQFIGEILSEYEQIPDLKVTDLKVSPATAQGDHYASVMFRTKVEYTTPKGKFSKPLIIKTMPEQEGHKKDMLSESHLFATEIGMYCHALPEFERILREAGDNTKLFVPCIYHSLKPRQVMIFEDLVPQGYTVIRDSPPSLGDLKLAFDKLAKWHAVSMKVINEQPNFLREFKYGLFEMPTIDTDPFVNTGMASFIEMLDKMPELRKYKPHFEKIKDTYLDRLKVEMHEYLKYRRDDRYYVLCHGDFHLRNMMFRHNKELGAFDDVMLVDFQFSNLCPITVDLTYSIYMLMEPEQRWEMGKDLINDYFSVLVATLRKIGFKGEMPTQSGLWEQIQNNKYYDFFLISTFLPLMVGVKSNDIKMHEAIQEPNARQKSYFLDAYVKDVCKLLPKFEKLGYFNDL, from the exons ATGGaaagcaaaaatattgaattcaATGCGGATGAGCTGCAGGCACCAGCTTGGCTAAATGCTCAGTTTATCGGTGAAATCCTGAGCGAGTATGAGCAAATCCCGGATCTGAAAGTAACCGATCTGAAGGTGTCACCCGCAACTGCCCAGGGAGATCACTATGCCAGCGTTATGTTCCGCACCAAAGTGGAGTACACAACTCCGAAGGGAAAGTTCTCCAAGCCGCTGATCATCAAAACGATGCCGGAGCAGGAAGGACATAAGAAGGACATGCTGTCCGAATCGCATTTATTCGCAACGGAAATCGGCATGTACTGCCATGCCCTTCCAGAGTTCGAAAGGATTCTCCGAGAGGCAGGAGATAATACCAAACTGTTTGTGCCCTGCATTTATCACAGCCTGAAGCCGCGGCAAGTGATGATCTTCGAGGATCTGGTGCCGCAAGGATACACCGTCATTCGCGATAGTCCTCCCTCACTGGGGGATCTGAAATTGGCCTTCGACAAGCTGGCCAAGTGGCATGCGGTCAGCATGAAAGTCATCAATGAG CAACCAAATTTCCTGAGGGAATTCAAGTACGGCTTGTTCGAAATGCCCACTATCGACACTGATCCCTTTGTGAATACTGGCATGGCAAGCTTTATTGAAATGCTGGACAAAATGCCGGAGCTAAGGAAGTATAAACCTCACTTCGAAAAGATAAAAGATACCTATCTCGATCGTCTAAAAGTTGAGATGCATGAATATCTCAAGTATCGGCGAGACGACCGGTACTACGTCCTGTGCCACGGTGACTTCCATCTTCGCAATATGATGTTTAGGCACAACAAGGAGTTGGGAGCCTTCGACGACGTGATGCTGGTGGACTTCCAGTTCAGCAATCTGTGTCCCATCACAGTGGACTTGACCTACTCCATCTATATGCTGATGGAGCCGGAACAGcgctgggaaatgggaaaggacCTGATTAACGACTATTTCTCGGTTTTGGTCGCCACACTCAGGAAAATTGGATTCAAGGGCGAAATGCCTACCCAAAGCGGATTGTGGGAGCAGATACAAAATAACAAGTATTATG atttctttttaataagCACCTTTCTTCCTCTGATGGTGGGCGTAAAATCAAACGATATCAAAATGCATGAAGCTATCCAAGAACCAAATGCCCGACAGAAGTCCTACTTCCTAGACGCCTATGTTAAAGATGTCTGTAAGCTTTTGCCCAAATTCGAAAAATTGGGGTACTTTAATGATCTATAA
- the LOC122620532 gene encoding uncharacterized protein LOC122620532 has translation MSVSDLISALDAIPKLSVSESPVAEQSSVFLDAPEWLTESYLQDALRKYYKDQRIKINWVQVNPALGKGENYGGVLTRVKAQFTRSDGSTQLGHYIVKSTFEGNEFAQNAMEPYDIFNREMVIYEQVLPKQKALLREIGDAEQIFAETMAVDVHNSALIFEDLNARGFVMPDRLVGLDQKLARIVLRKLAKMHATSAVLNERENHILESYDRGFFNRYTDNYEPAFVGMFQAATRRVAQWPGYEKYAEKMEALVPIYMELGKKIFDISPGHINVLAHGDLWTNNVLVKYDEQTGEPIDVVIIDFQYTAWGSPALDLFYFLNTSLEFDLHQNEQEQLIAYYFGYFVDTLRKLQYQSTIPSLHQFHQQLQQKKFYAAHTSISIFPIQRNVETADADFNALMETNQRAINFKDACYRNPIAQRILRELLPNFEAEGLLDIDQ, from the exons ATGTCGGTTTCGGATCTGATTAGTGCCCTTGATGCCATTCCCAAACTCAGCGTTTCCGAGTCTCCTGTTGCCGAACAAAGTTCGGTTTTCCTGGATGCTCCTGAATGGTTAACAGAGAGCTATCTGCAGGATGCCCTGCGCAAATACTACAAGGACCAACGCATCAAGATCAATTGGGTCCAGGTGAATCCTGCCCTGGGCAAGGGTGAAAACTACGGTGGCGTCCTCACCCGTGTGAAGGCACAGTTCACTCGGAGCGATGGTAGCACCCAACTGGGTCACTACATTGTGAAGTCCACCTTTGAGGGCAATGAGTTTGCCCAGAACGCCATGGAGCCCTACGACATCTTCAACCGCGAGATGGTTATCTACGAGCAGGTCTTGCCCAAGCAGAAGGCACTCCTCCGGGAGATCGGCGATGCGGAGCAGATCTTTGCAGAAACCATGGCGGTGGATGTACACAACTCGGCGCTGATTTTTGAGGATCTGAATGCACGTGGCTTTGTGATGCCGGATCGCTTGGTCGGATTGGACCAAAAGCTAGCCCGAATTGTGCTCCgcaagctggccaagatgcATGCCACTTCGGCGGTGCTGAACGAACGCGAGAATCACATCCTGGAGAGCTACGATCGCGGGTTCTTCAATCGGTACACCGACAACTATGAACCGGCATTCGTTGGCATGTTCCAGGCGGCCACTCGCCGTGTGGCCCAGTGGCCAGGATACGAGAAGTACGCGGAGAAGATGGAGGCTCTGGTGCCCATCTACATGGAACTGGGCAAAAAAATCTTCGACATCAGTCCCGGACACATCAATGTCCTGGCCCATGGAGATCTTTGGACCAACAATGTGCTGGTTAAGTACGACGAGCAGACCGGGGAGCCCATTGACGTGGTTATCATTGATTTCCAATACACGGCCTGGGGATCACCGGCCCTTGATCTGTTCTACTTCCTGAACACCTCGCTGGAGTTCGATCTTCACCAGAACGAACAGGAGCAGCTGATTGCATACTATTTCGGCTATTTCGTGGATACATTGAGAAAACTGCAGTACCAATCTACAATTCCAAGTTTGCATCAGTTCCACCAGCAATTGCAGCAGAAGAAATTCTACG CTGCCCACACATCCATTTCCATATTTCCGATTCAGCGAAATGTGGAGACCGCTGATGCCGATTTTAATGCCCTGATGGAAACCAACCAGAGGGCCATTAATTTCAAGGATGCCTGCTATAGGAATCCGATTGCCCAGAGGATTTTGCGCGAACTTTTGCCCAATTTCGAGGCAGAAGGTCTCCTTGATATCGATCAATGA
- the LOC122620375 gene encoding uncharacterized protein LOC122620375 isoform X1 has translation MPDNSNKFSASSDVRIPAWINEAYFKRLLKREFREFRRILNLSIIPATPPGETYTSLLMRIVIDIELKDGFSQQKSYVVKTMLDDAQGNGGFVNTLNIFPKEKMMYETIIPNLEQLYEEAGLSVKFAPKCHHAEDIKGRICLVQEDLQTKKYRNINRLKGFDMAHMQRVLEKLAEFHAAGAVWRQRKGPFPDDFQRIYLPANYQKSKSYQARLQSYKTAMASWGLADHEQYVSRIPTADQFVQSYARCFSNNPQEFKVLNHGDFWSSNIMLSYTQSGDINQVRFVDFQLCKWGSPAQDLWELIICSARHSIRIQNFDYFIRIYHTHLVRCLKILKYGERMPMLREMHMSMIKYGFWGYFTTFTHLVFILLPPDTEASLVKLTQPGEEGDRFRSKVYTNPLYVRSALSIFPFLYRRGILDF, from the exons ATGCCCGATAACAGCAATAAGTTCAGCGCCTCCAGCGATGTCCGCATTCCGGCCTGGATCAATGAGGCCTACTTCAAGCGGCTACTGAAGCGGGAATTCCGCGAGTTCCGGCGCATCCTCAACCTATCGATCATCCCGGCCACGCCGCCCGGGGAAACCTACACCTCGCTGCTGATGCGCATCGTCATCGACATCGAGTTGAAAG ATGGATTCTCACAGCAAAAGTCGTACGTGGTAAAGACCATGCTGGACGACGCCCAGGGAAATGGTGGATTCGTGAATACCCTCAACATATTTCCCAAGGAGAAGATGATGTACGAGACGATTATACCCAACTTGGAACAGCTCTACGAGGAGGCTGGACTGAGTGTAAAGTTCGCCCCAAAGTGCCACCATGCGGAGGACATCAAGGGAAGGATCTGCCTGGTCCAGGAGGACCTGCAAACGAAAAAGTATCGCAATATCAATCGCCTCAAGGGCTTCGACATGGCCCACATGCAACGTGTGCTGGAAAAACTGGCGGAGTTCCATGCAGCTGGTGCCGTTTGGCGTCAGCGTAAAGGACCATTTCCCGATGATTTTCAGAGGATATACCTACCTGCCAACTACCAGAAATCCAAGTCGTATCAGGCGAGGCTCCAGAGCTACAAAACTGCGATGGCCAGTTGGGGTCTGGCCGATCACGAGCAGTATGTGAGTCGCATT CCCACGGCCGATCAATTTGTGCAATCCTACGCCCGCTGCTTCAGCAACAATCCGCAGGAGTTTAAAGTTCTAAATCACGGTGATTTTTGGTCCAGCAACATAATGCTAAGCTATACTCAATCCGGTGATATCAACCAGGTGCGTTTCGTGGACTTTCAACTGTGCAAGTGGGGTAGTCCGGCTCAGGATCTCTGGGAACTCATCATATGTTCGGCACGGCATAGTATACGAATACAGAACTTCGACTACTTCATCAGGATATACCACACACATCTAGTGCGATGTCTGAAGATCCTGAAATACGGCGAACGAATGCCAATGCTGAGGGAGATGCATATGAGCATGATCAAGTACGGATTTTGGG GTTACTTTACCACCTTCACGCACCTGGTGTTCATTCTGCTGCCACCGGATACGGAAGCCAGCTTGGTGAAGCTCACGCAGCCGGGGGAGGAGGGAGATCGCTTCCGGTCCAAGGTCTACACAAATCCACTCTACGTCCGCTCTGCGCTCAGCATATTCCCCTTTTTATATAGACGCGGTATCCTAGACTTTTGA
- the LOC122620375 gene encoding uncharacterized protein LOC122620375 isoform X2: protein MPDNSNKFSASSDVRIPAWINEAYFKRLLKREFREFRRILNLSIIPATPPGETYTSLLMRIVIDIELKDGFSQQKSYVVKTMLDDAQGNGGFVNTLNIFPKEKMMYETIIPNLEQLYEEAGLSVKFAPKCHHAEDIKGRICLVQEDLQTKKYRNINRLKGFDMAHMQRVLEKLAEFHAAGAVWRQRKGPFPDDFQRIYLPANYQKSKSYQARLQSYKTAMASWGLADHEQYVSRIPTADQFVQSYARCFSNNPQEFKVLNHGAFRGLSTVQVG from the exons ATGCCCGATAACAGCAATAAGTTCAGCGCCTCCAGCGATGTCCGCATTCCGGCCTGGATCAATGAGGCCTACTTCAAGCGGCTACTGAAGCGGGAATTCCGCGAGTTCCGGCGCATCCTCAACCTATCGATCATCCCGGCCACGCCGCCCGGGGAAACCTACACCTCGCTGCTGATGCGCATCGTCATCGACATCGAGTTGAAAG ATGGATTCTCACAGCAAAAGTCGTACGTGGTAAAGACCATGCTGGACGACGCCCAGGGAAATGGTGGATTCGTGAATACCCTCAACATATTTCCCAAGGAGAAGATGATGTACGAGACGATTATACCCAACTTGGAACAGCTCTACGAGGAGGCTGGACTGAGTGTAAAGTTCGCCCCAAAGTGCCACCATGCGGAGGACATCAAGGGAAGGATCTGCCTGGTCCAGGAGGACCTGCAAACGAAAAAGTATCGCAATATCAATCGCCTCAAGGGCTTCGACATGGCCCACATGCAACGTGTGCTGGAAAAACTGGCGGAGTTCCATGCAGCTGGTGCCGTTTGGCGTCAGCGTAAAGGACCATTTCCCGATGATTTTCAGAGGATATACCTACCTGCCAACTACCAGAAATCCAAGTCGTATCAGGCGAGGCTCCAGAGCTACAAAACTGCGATGGCCAGTTGGGGTCTGGCCGATCACGAGCAGTATGTGAGTCGCATT CCCACGGCCGATCAATTTGTGCAATCCTACGCCCGCTGCTTCAGCAACAATCCGCAGGAGTTTAAAGTTCTAAATCACG GTGCGTTTCGTGGACTTTCAACTGTGCAAGTGGGGTAG
- the LOC122619736 gene encoding uncharacterized protein LOC122619736 — MGTGSKNYQAPEWLTAEFLQDVLKEHFKEEQLAVTELLVKSAQVGDQAAGFASEMHRASFNLQRGTAPKSKFSVIVKDHPKGQTGAVAQRSKLFKREILAYKEVLPRVQALLQSIGDQTKIAPTCYYTTEAPEPFLILEDMQLSGFENFESGRLLNLDYVLPTIEKVAKLHACSALIAQESPEVLEFFDEAPISRNPDRRDFLTFFPVNIRCVAEEVAHWKGYEEITEKMFKLAENVLQRALSMFESSGKDLRVFNLADLWINNLLFHINNETKEPDDVVALDFQLAYVGSPTIDLNYFLYGSLNENVRKVHFKYIVLKYQRVLQQTLEKLNFKGHIPTLKELHIELIQTSLMGVIGATCLTPLIFREGAGFENLEDLNSRTESGDRFRRENVENPKYRAFLQRTIKEFELSGFLDE; from the exons ATGGGAACCGGCAGCAAGAACTACCAGGCTCCGGAATGGCTCACCGCCGAATTCCTGCAGGATGTGCTGAAGGAGCACttcaaggaggagcagctggcggTCACCGAGCTGCTGGTGAAGAGCGCCCAAGTGGGCGACCAGGCGGCGGGATTTGCCAGCGAAATGCATCGGGCCAGCTTCAATCTACAGAGGGGCACTGCACCCAAGAGCAAGTTTTCGGTGATTGTGAAGGATCATCCCAAGGGACAAACGGGTGCGGTGGCCCAGAGGAGCAAGCTCTTCAAACGCGAGATTCTGGCATACAAGGAGGTGCTACCACGTGTTCAGGCACTGCTCCAATCCATCGGAGATCAAACGAAAATTGCACCCACCTGTTATTACACCACGGAAGCGCCGGAGCCATTCCTGATTCTGGAGGACATGCAGCTGTCCGGCTTCGAGAACTTCGAGAGTGGTCGCCTGCTGAACCTGGACTACGTACTGCCCACCATCGAGAAGGTCGCCAAGCTGCACGCCTGCAGCGCCCTCATCGCCCAGGAGAGCCCCGAGGTGCTGGAGTTCTTCGACGAGGCGCCCATCTCCCGGAATCCCGACCGTCGTGACTTCCTCACCTTCTTCCCCGTCAACATCCGCTGCGTGGCCGAGGAAGTGGCTCACTGGAAGGGCTACGAGGAGATCACCGAGAAGATGTTCAAGCTGGCCGAGAATGTCCTGCAGAGAGCGCTGTCCATGTTCGAGAGCTCTGGCAAGGACTTGCGCGTCTTCAACCTCGCCGATCTGTGGATCAACAATCTCTTGTTCCACATCAACAACGAGACCAAGGAGCCAGACGATGTGGTCGCC TTGGACTTTCAGTTGGCCTATGTGGGATCCCCAACCATTGATCTCAATTACTTCCTCTACGGATCCTTGAACGAGAATGTACGTAAGGTCCACTTTAAGTATATAGTGCTGAAATACCAGAGAGTGCTGCAGCAGACCCTGGAGAAGCTGAACTTCAAGGGACACATTCCCACTCTTAAGGAACTCCACATCGAGTTGATCCAGACCAGTCTTATGG GTGTCATTGGCGCCACTTGCCTGACTCCCCTGATCTTCCGGGAGGGAGCTGGTTTCGAGAACCTCGAGGATCTGAACTCTCGCACTGAGAGCGGTGATCGTTTCCGCcgggaaaatgtggaaaaccCCAAGTACCGCGCTTTCCTACAGCGAACTATTAAGGAGTTCGAGCTCTCAGGATTCTTGGATGAATAA